The stretch of DNA TTCAGCTTCTGACACTTTACCAGAGTATTTTTACCTGCtttcttcttttagtttcttGGCCGCCTGTGTTGATAACTTAATCTGCAGGTCTAGTCTCTGCAGGAAATCTCTGGCTGACACTTCCTCAGGCGTAACGGGCTGAACCTCAGGTGCTGGAGGACTGGGAGGAGACAGGGCTTCTGCAGCCGCCACCAGCCCTTCTTCATGAGAAAATCGGCCATCGACAGTTTCATTTTCGGGAGAATCAATTGAGTTAAGTCCATTAAACAGCAAAGGCTTCTCCGAAATAACTGGGATGTTCAAAGTTTTCTTCAGAAATATACAGTCATTGGTAAAGAGTTTATTTGCCCTTTTAATCTGCtccatctaaaatataaaaaaggacacagagttacaaataaataaaagtggaagTAGGGCTCATTACAACCACACaggtaaaaatatttgcaatgtatGCAAAATGTGTGCAATGCTGTCTCTGGATCTGAG from Phyllostomus discolor isolate MPI-MPIP mPhyDis1 chromosome 1, mPhyDis1.pri.v3, whole genome shotgun sequence encodes:
- the LOC114492391 gene encoding lysM and putative peptidoglycan-binding domain-containing protein 2 yields the protein MADSSPVLTLREGGPRAPRPSAPSPPPRSRSSSEPEEAELSLSLARTKTRSYGSTASVNAGVFERHVEHRVCASDTLQGIALKYGVTMEQIKRANKLFTNDCIFLKKTLNIPVISEKPLLFNGLNSIDSPENETVDGRFSHEEGLVAAAEALSPPSPPAPEVQPVTPEEVSARDFLQRLDLQIKLSTQAAKKLKEESREDDSPYATSLYHS